From Solwaraspora sp. WMMD1047, the proteins below share one genomic window:
- a CDS encoding DUF881 domain-containing protein produces the protein MTSQHRPTGTGWPDAAPASRPGRSADVPAGPGPVTDVPAAEPEGTTAATQAVGSVAAREPGGSAASGSAGGRPGLSSAAVVIAVLLALLGFTFVVQVKSTSTDSSLAALRQEDLVRILSDLEAQEERLRLEIAALEESERQLTSGAQGRQAALEEATRRADELGILAGTLPASGPGLTVRFTPVAKPIRASTLLDAVQELRGAGAEAMQIAGSDGAAVRVVASTYFLDADGGVLADGRRLTAPYTISVIGDPTTMRTALNIPGGVVASVGGDGGNVTVQEREVVDVSALSAPGELRYARPVS, from the coding sequence ATGACGTCGCAGCACAGACCTACCGGTACCGGCTGGCCGGACGCGGCGCCGGCGTCGCGTCCGGGTCGCTCGGCGGACGTTCCGGCGGGGCCGGGTCCGGTGACGGACGTTCCGGCGGCGGAGCCGGAGGGGACGACGGCGGCGACCCAGGCGGTGGGGTCGGTGGCGGCGCGGGAGCCGGGCGGCTCGGCGGCGTCCGGTTCGGCCGGTGGGCGGCCCGGGCTCAGTTCCGCGGCGGTGGTGATCGCGGTGCTGTTGGCGCTGCTGGGGTTCACCTTCGTGGTGCAGGTCAAGAGCACCTCGACGGATTCGTCGTTGGCGGCGCTGCGGCAGGAGGACCTGGTCCGGATTCTGTCGGATCTGGAGGCGCAGGAGGAGCGGCTGCGGCTGGAGATCGCCGCGTTGGAGGAGAGTGAGCGGCAGCTGACCTCCGGGGCGCAGGGGCGTCAGGCGGCGTTGGAGGAGGCCACCCGGCGGGCCGACGAGTTGGGCATTCTGGCGGGGACGCTGCCGGCTTCGGGTCCGGGGTTGACGGTGCGGTTCACGCCGGTGGCCAAGCCGATCCGGGCCTCGACGTTGTTGGACGCGGTGCAGGAGTTGCGGGGTGCGGGGGCGGAGGCGATGCAGATCGCCGGGTCGGACGGCGCGGCGGTGCGGGTGGTGGCCTCGACGTACTTTCTCGATGCCGACGGTGGGGTGCTGGCCGATGGTCGGCGGCTGACGGCGCCGTACACGATCTCGGTGATCGGTGATCCGACGACGATGCGGACCGCGCTGAACATTCCGGGCGGGGTGGTGGCGTCGGTCGGTGGCGACGGCGGTAACGTGACCGTCCAGGAGCGGGAGGTCGTCGACGTGTCGGCGCTGAGCGCGCCTGGGGAGCTGCGATACGCGCGTCCGGTCTCGTGA
- a CDS encoding CDP-alcohol phosphatidyltransferase family protein translates to MRAQPTGGDAEPGTGRVITIPNLISFARLLGVPLFLYLFLATHADVAALVVLAVGGTTDWVDGYVARRLRQVSRLGELLDPLADRLYILATLVAFTARELVPWQFTAALLARELLLLGSLAILRRYGYGPPPVHYLGKTATFILLAAFPVLLLAGAVPGTAAVAGAIGWGLAWWGLVLYWAAGALYVVQAVGLVRAARTVNGAGGG, encoded by the coding sequence GTGCGCGCCCAGCCGACCGGGGGCGATGCGGAGCCCGGCACGGGCCGTGTGATCACCATCCCGAACCTGATCAGTTTCGCCCGGCTGCTCGGGGTGCCGCTGTTTCTCTACCTGTTCCTGGCCACCCACGCGGACGTGGCGGCGCTGGTGGTCCTCGCCGTGGGCGGTACCACGGACTGGGTGGACGGTTACGTCGCCCGCCGGCTCCGCCAGGTGAGCCGGCTGGGGGAGCTGCTGGACCCGCTGGCCGACCGGCTCTACATCCTCGCCACCCTGGTCGCGTTCACCGCCCGGGAGCTGGTGCCCTGGCAGTTCACCGCCGCGTTGCTGGCCCGGGAGCTGCTGCTGCTCGGGTCGCTGGCGATCCTGCGCCGGTACGGGTACGGTCCACCGCCGGTGCACTACCTCGGCAAGACGGCGACGTTCATCCTGCTGGCCGCGTTCCCGGTGCTGCTGCTGGCGGGTGCGGTGCCGGGTACGGCAGCGGTGGCGGGGGCGATCGGTTGGGGGTTGGCCTGGTGGGGCCTGGTGCTCTACTGGGCGGCCGGGGCGCTCTACGTGGTGCAGGCGGTGGGGCTGGTCCGCGCCGCCCGGACGGTGAACGGGGCCGGTGGTGGCTGA
- a CDS encoding cupin domain-containing protein has translation MRRSERVAAADGAGRPDLVGSRMRQFRTERGLTLRGLASRSGLSIGFLSQVERGVSSIGLTALNSVAAALDRPVAEFFNDEPASTEPETTRLPTHFTLTRADNGATQYVSGQQTYRMLSDRGPNLVLEPMLVHIAPGGRREEAYGHAGEEFAYVVRGELLYEVDGVEHRLYPGDSVHLRSNVAHRLFNDTAEVTTVVSVVTPRLF, from the coding sequence GTGCGCAGGTCTGAACGGGTCGCTGCCGCGGATGGTGCCGGCCGGCCGGACCTGGTCGGTTCCCGGATGCGCCAGTTCCGCACCGAGCGCGGCCTCACCCTGCGCGGCCTGGCCAGCCGGTCCGGGTTGTCGATCGGCTTTCTCTCCCAGGTCGAACGGGGGGTCTCCTCGATCGGCCTGACCGCGCTGAACAGCGTCGCCGCCGCGCTGGACCGGCCGGTGGCGGAGTTCTTCAACGACGAGCCGGCCAGCACCGAACCGGAGACCACCCGGCTGCCGACGCATTTCACGCTCACCCGCGCCGACAACGGCGCCACCCAGTACGTCTCCGGCCAGCAGACCTACCGGATGCTCTCGGACCGGGGCCCGAACCTGGTGCTGGAGCCGATGCTGGTGCACATCGCCCCCGGCGGTCGCCGGGAGGAGGCGTACGGCCATGCCGGTGAGGAGTTCGCGTACGTGGTCCGGGGCGAGTTGCTCTACGAGGTCGACGGGGTGGAGCACCGGCTCTACCCGGGCGACAGCGTCCATCTGCGGTCGAACGTGGCGCACCGGCTCTTCAACGACACCGCCGAGGTGACCACCGTCGTGTCGGTGGTCACCCCACGGCTCTTCTGA
- a CDS encoding XdhC family protein — translation MRDVLAELDRWWRRGAPVGLATVVETWQSAPRPAGATMLVGPDGTAAGSVSGGCVEGAVYELAREVLATGTPRLQRYGVSDGDASAVGLTCGGVLDVFVERVDPAGAAELGEALAAIRAGLPVAVLTCVAAGADDPAGRLGRRLVVWPDRTAGTLGTPRLDAAATDDARGMLAAGRSGILRYGYHGQQRGDGLAVFVSAFAPRPRMLVFGAIDFAAAVARIGGFLGYRVTVCDARAVFATARRFPTADEVVVDWPHRYLAAEAAAGRVDGRTVVCVLTHDPKFDVPVLAVALRLPLAYVGAMGSRRTHLDRLDRLREAGLGPAELGRLASPLGLDLGARTPEETAVSIAAEIIACRWGGTGTPLTGLDGRIHHDAE, via the coding sequence GTGCGGGACGTGCTGGCGGAGCTGGACCGGTGGTGGCGTCGTGGTGCGCCGGTCGGGCTGGCGACCGTGGTCGAGACCTGGCAGTCGGCTCCCCGGCCGGCCGGCGCGACGATGCTTGTCGGCCCGGACGGCACCGCCGCCGGCAGCGTCTCGGGTGGCTGCGTGGAGGGTGCGGTCTACGAGCTGGCCCGGGAGGTGCTGGCGACCGGGACGCCCCGGTTGCAGCGGTACGGGGTGTCCGACGGTGACGCGTCGGCGGTGGGCCTGACCTGCGGCGGGGTCCTGGACGTCTTCGTCGAGCGGGTGGATCCGGCCGGTGCGGCGGAGCTGGGGGAGGCGTTGGCGGCCATTCGGGCCGGGTTGCCGGTCGCGGTGCTGACCTGCGTGGCGGCGGGCGCGGACGATCCGGCGGGTCGGCTCGGCCGGCGGCTGGTGGTGTGGCCGGACCGTACCGCCGGCACGCTCGGGACGCCACGCCTGGACGCGGCGGCCACCGACGACGCCCGCGGGATGCTCGCCGCGGGTCGCAGCGGCATCCTGCGGTACGGCTACCACGGTCAGCAGCGCGGCGACGGGCTCGCCGTCTTCGTCTCGGCGTTCGCGCCCCGGCCGCGGATGCTGGTTTTCGGGGCGATCGACTTCGCTGCGGCGGTGGCCCGGATCGGCGGGTTTCTCGGCTACCGGGTGACGGTCTGCGACGCCCGTGCGGTGTTCGCCACCGCGCGCCGGTTCCCGACGGCCGACGAGGTGGTGGTGGACTGGCCGCACCGCTACCTGGCGGCCGAGGCGGCGGCCGGTCGGGTGGACGGGCGCACGGTGGTGTGCGTGCTCACCCACGATCCGAAGTTCGACGTACCGGTGCTGGCGGTGGCCCTGCGGCTGCCGTTGGCCTACGTCGGTGCGATGGGGTCCCGGCGGACCCACCTCGACCGGCTGGATCGGTTGCGGGAGGCGGGCCTCGGCCCGGCGGAGCTGGGCAGGCTCGCCTCGCCGTTGGGTCTGGACCTGGGGGCGCGGACGCCGGAGGAGACGGCGGTCAGCATCGCCGCGGAGATCATCGCGTGCCGGTGGGGCGGCACCGGCACTCCGCTGACCGGCCTGGACGGCCGGATCCATCACGACGCCGAGTGA
- the gcvH gene encoding glycine cleavage system protein GcvH yields the protein MIPEDLRYTAEHEWVAGDGSAPVRVGITHFAQDALGDIVYVQLPEEGATVAAGESLGEIESTKSVSEIYAPVSGTVVGRNAVLGDTPEVINTDPYGAGWLVEIAPAQPAAVAELLTAAAYRELTES from the coding sequence GTGATTCCTGAGGATCTGCGGTACACCGCCGAGCATGAGTGGGTGGCGGGCGATGGGAGCGCGCCGGTGCGGGTGGGGATCACCCACTTCGCGCAGGACGCGCTGGGTGACATCGTCTATGTCCAGCTACCCGAGGAGGGTGCCACGGTGGCGGCGGGGGAGTCGCTGGGCGAGATCGAGTCGACGAAGAGTGTGTCGGAGATCTACGCGCCGGTCTCCGGCACGGTGGTGGGTCGTAACGCGGTGCTGGGCGACACTCCCGAGGTGATCAATACCGACCCGTACGGTGCGGGTTGGCTGGTCGAGATCGCACCGGCGCAGCCGGCGGCGGTGGCGGAGCTGTTGACCGCGGCGGCGTATCGCGAACTCACCGAAAGCTGA
- a CDS encoding universal stress protein produces the protein MSTASGAAVVVGVDGSADALRAVRVAATEATVRQRPLRVVHALGWPRRNMPASPAPAGPLDGGPRYEAERIVARAIAEARAAAPDLDVTGGIAEGEPAEAMLGESPKAALLVLGDRGLGGFSGLIVGSVAVQVSGHAACPVLVVRGRDDPSGPVVVGVDGSELSELAVGFAVEEAALHGTDLVAVHAFNHPVSAGAGDMLLLVYDVDELRSDEERLLAESVAGWRGRYPEVAIRPRLIRGRPAPALIDQTATARLVVVGARGRGGFTGLVTGSVSQALLHHAQCPVAVVHRPDGQRADAPARDAAGLRSGR, from the coding sequence ATGAGCACAGCCAGCGGCGCGGCCGTCGTCGTCGGGGTGGACGGCTCCGCCGACGCACTGCGCGCCGTCCGGGTCGCCGCGACCGAGGCCACCGTCCGGCAACGGCCGCTGCGGGTGGTGCACGCGCTCGGCTGGCCGCGACGGAACATGCCGGCCAGTCCCGCGCCCGCGGGACCGCTCGACGGTGGACCCCGCTACGAGGCCGAGCGGATCGTGGCCAGGGCGATCGCCGAGGCCCGCGCGGCGGCTCCCGACCTGGACGTCACCGGCGGCATCGCCGAGGGCGAACCGGCCGAGGCGATGCTGGGCGAGTCACCGAAGGCCGCCCTGCTCGTCCTCGGCGACCGCGGCCTGGGCGGATTCAGCGGCCTGATCGTCGGATCGGTCGCGGTGCAGGTGTCCGGCCACGCCGCCTGCCCGGTCCTGGTGGTACGGGGCCGCGACGACCCGAGCGGCCCGGTGGTGGTCGGCGTGGACGGCTCGGAGCTGTCCGAACTCGCGGTCGGGTTCGCCGTCGAGGAGGCGGCGCTGCACGGCACCGACCTGGTGGCCGTACACGCCTTCAACCACCCGGTCTCCGCCGGCGCCGGCGACATGCTGCTGCTGGTCTACGACGTCGACGAGCTGCGGTCGGACGAGGAGCGGCTGCTGGCCGAATCCGTCGCGGGCTGGCGGGGACGGTACCCGGAGGTGGCCATCCGGCCCCGCCTCATCCGGGGCCGGCCGGCCCCGGCGCTCATCGACCAGACCGCGACCGCGCGGCTGGTGGTGGTGGGCGCGCGCGGACGCGGCGGCTTCACCGGCCTGGTCACCGGCTCGGTCAGCCAGGCCCTGCTGCACCACGCGCAGTGCCCGGTCGCGGTGGTGCACCGCCCCGACGGGCAGCGGGCCGACGCCCCGGCCCGCGACGCCGCCGGCCTGCGCTCGGGCCGCTGA
- a CDS encoding bifunctional nuclease family protein — translation MRELSVVGVRVELPSNQPIVLLREVDGERYLPIWIGAVEATAIAYEQQGVKPTRPLTHDLMRDLLAALEAPLRAVEITELKENVFYADLLIGDGLRVSARPSDSIALALRVGAPIRCAEQVLAEAGIVIPDEQEDEVEKFREFLEQVRPEDFAG, via the coding sequence GTGCGCGAGCTGAGCGTGGTCGGGGTTCGGGTGGAGCTGCCCAGCAACCAGCCGATCGTCCTGCTCAGGGAGGTCGACGGCGAGCGTTACCTGCCGATCTGGATCGGTGCGGTCGAGGCCACCGCGATCGCCTACGAGCAGCAGGGTGTGAAGCCGACCCGGCCGTTGACGCATGATCTGATGCGGGATCTGCTGGCGGCGCTGGAGGCGCCGTTGCGGGCGGTGGAGATCACCGAGCTCAAGGAGAACGTCTTCTACGCTGATCTGTTGATCGGGGATGGGCTGCGGGTGTCGGCCCGGCCGAGTGACTCGATCGCGTTGGCGTTACGGGTTGGTGCTCCGATCCGTTGTGCCGAGCAGGTGTTGGCGGAGGCCGGGATCGTGATTCCCGACGAGCAGGAGGATGAGGTCGAGAAGTTCCGGGAGTTCCTGGAGCAGGTTCGACCGGAGGACTTCGCCGGCTGA
- a CDS encoding DUF881 domain-containing protein, which yields MAGDEPRRTYAPDFLTQLFRDPLDPGYADAAARRERVGPVTGWRRGTVRAVSVLTLVALGFLLAVAYRQTIADEPGRSQARAGLVSQINARDEETDELTRRADELRAEVARQRDAALSGDAAAELRDLEASTGLGRVRGDGVVVTVADGPTGADAVTGAGGTNLGRVLDRDLQDIANALWSAGAEAISINGQRLTATSTIRAAGSAILVGFRPVTGPYEVSAIGPDEMADRFQDSGAARLLRSVANEYGMSFGVRRVDDLTLPAAGEPRLDYARPSPESSPPVSRVAPGVSPSPSGGGR from the coding sequence ATGGCGGGAGACGAACCACGGCGTACCTACGCGCCGGACTTCCTGACCCAGCTGTTCCGGGATCCGCTCGACCCGGGTTACGCGGACGCGGCGGCCCGCCGGGAGCGGGTCGGTCCGGTGACCGGCTGGCGTCGGGGGACGGTCCGCGCGGTGAGCGTGCTGACCCTGGTGGCGCTCGGGTTCCTGCTGGCGGTGGCCTACCGGCAGACGATCGCCGACGAGCCCGGCCGCAGCCAGGCCCGGGCCGGGTTGGTCTCGCAGATCAACGCCCGGGACGAGGAGACCGACGAGTTGACCCGGCGGGCCGATGAGCTGCGGGCCGAGGTGGCCCGGCAGCGCGACGCGGCGTTGTCCGGTGACGCGGCCGCCGAACTGCGGGACCTGGAGGCGAGTACCGGCCTGGGTCGGGTTCGGGGGGACGGGGTGGTGGTGACGGTGGCGGACGGCCCCACGGGGGCGGACGCGGTCACCGGCGCCGGCGGCACCAATCTGGGTCGGGTGCTGGACCGCGATCTGCAGGACATCGCGAACGCGCTGTGGAGCGCGGGGGCGGAGGCGATCTCCATCAACGGGCAGCGGTTGACGGCGACCTCGACGATCAGGGCGGCGGGCAGCGCGATCCTGGTGGGGTTCCGGCCGGTGACCGGCCCGTACGAGGTGTCGGCGATCGGCCCGGACGAGATGGCGGACCGGTTCCAGGACAGCGGTGCGGCGCGGTTGTTGCGCAGTGTCGCCAACGAGTACGGGATGTCGTTCGGGGTCCGGCGGGTCGACGATCTCACCCTGCCGGCGGCGGGTGAACCGCGGCTGGACTACGCTCGTCCCTCGCCGGAGTCCAGCCCGCCGGTGTCGCGGGTGGCGCCGGGTGTGTCCCCGAGCCCGTCCGGAGGTGGCCGATGA
- a CDS encoding MerR family transcriptional regulator encodes MSIGEVLAQLRLEFPDTTISKLRFLEAEGLVEPQRTPAGYRKYSWDDVDRLRFVLTAQRDQYLPLRVIREQLAERSDPSAGRPRPALVAVGPTGEVPGRAGEGGPTEPTEVRLDRAELVARSGIDSSTLAELERLGVLVSRPPGWYDADALVIAQAVAGLARYGLEPRHLRGYRTAADREVGLFAQLVAPLARQSDPAARARAAETARELVGLSQQLHAALVRVGLRESLGR; translated from the coding sequence ATGAGCATCGGCGAGGTGCTGGCGCAGTTGCGGCTGGAGTTTCCCGACACGACGATCTCGAAGTTGCGGTTCCTGGAGGCCGAGGGGCTGGTGGAGCCGCAGCGGACGCCGGCTGGTTATCGCAAGTACAGCTGGGATGATGTGGACCGGCTGCGCTTCGTGCTGACCGCGCAGCGGGACCAGTATCTGCCGTTGCGGGTGATTCGTGAGCAGTTGGCGGAGCGGTCGGATCCGTCGGCGGGTCGGCCGCGTCCGGCGTTGGTGGCGGTCGGGCCGACCGGTGAGGTGCCGGGTCGGGCGGGCGAGGGTGGCCCGACCGAGCCGACGGAGGTCCGGTTGGACCGGGCCGAGTTGGTGGCCCGTAGTGGGATCGATTCGTCGACGTTGGCCGAGTTGGAGCGGCTGGGGGTGTTGGTGTCCCGGCCGCCGGGTTGGTATGACGCGGATGCGTTGGTGATCGCGCAGGCGGTGGCGGGGCTGGCCCGGTACGGGTTGGAGCCGCGTCATCTGCGGGGTTACCGGACGGCGGCGGATCGGGAGGTGGGGTTGTTCGCTCAGTTGGTGGCCCCGTTGGCGCGGCAGAGTGATCCGGCGGCCCGGGCGCGGGCGGCGGAGACGGCGCGGGAGTTGGTGGGGTTGTCGCAGCAGTTGCACGCGGCGTTGGTGCGGGTCGGGTTGCGGGAGAGTCTGGGCCGGTGA
- a CDS encoding cation transporter has protein sequence MPDVLGGWSVSVAVAVFAVAAVVTVVGSTRLVALGDALADRTGWGEALFGAVFFGLATSLSGIVMTTVTALADQPELAYGNAVGGIAAQTTAVAVADACYRRVNLEHASASLANLLFGSLLTAMLALALLGTFAPELTLAGIHPVSAALVGCYLGGLRLIRSTGARPLWEAVQTPETRPDVPQGHGTLDLRAVPWLWGRFALVGAVVAVGGWAIAVAAGDLVAATGLSAGFVGAVLMGVVNALPETVTAIAAVRRGAVTLAVAVVLGGNCLDALNLVVGDAAYRGGSLYHAAGPDELFVTGAGLLMTALLVAGLLVRQSRGWGRLGFEGIALLGTYLVVLLVLTR, from the coding sequence ATGCCGGATGTGTTGGGCGGGTGGTCGGTCTCGGTGGCGGTCGCGGTCTTCGCGGTCGCCGCCGTGGTGACCGTGGTCGGCAGCACCCGGCTGGTGGCGCTCGGCGACGCGCTGGCCGACCGGACCGGCTGGGGGGAGGCGCTCTTCGGCGCGGTCTTCTTCGGTCTGGCCACCTCGTTGTCGGGGATCGTGATGACCACCGTGACGGCACTGGCTGACCAGCCGGAACTCGCCTACGGCAACGCGGTGGGCGGGATCGCCGCCCAGACCACGGCGGTGGCGGTGGCGGACGCCTGCTACCGCCGGGTCAATCTGGAACACGCCTCCGCCTCGCTGGCCAACCTGCTGTTCGGGTCCCTGTTGACCGCGATGTTGGCGTTGGCGCTGCTCGGCACGTTCGCGCCGGAGCTGACCCTGGCCGGCATCCACCCGGTCTCCGCCGCGCTGGTGGGCTGCTACCTCGGCGGGCTCCGGCTGATCCGGTCGACCGGTGCCCGGCCGTTGTGGGAGGCGGTGCAGACGCCGGAGACCCGGCCCGACGTACCGCAGGGACACGGCACGCTGGACCTGCGCGCGGTGCCCTGGTTGTGGGGCCGGTTCGCCCTGGTCGGTGCCGTGGTGGCGGTGGGTGGCTGGGCGATCGCGGTGGCCGCCGGGGACCTGGTGGCGGCCACCGGCCTCTCCGCCGGGTTCGTGGGCGCGGTGTTGATGGGGGTGGTGAACGCCCTGCCGGAGACGGTGACGGCCATCGCCGCGGTCCGCCGGGGCGCGGTGACCCTGGCGGTCGCCGTGGTCCTCGGCGGCAACTGCCTCGACGCGCTCAACCTGGTGGTGGGCGATGCGGCGTACCGGGGTGGGTCGCTCTATCACGCGGCCGGCCCGGACGAGCTCTTCGTCACCGGCGCCGGCCTGCTGATGACCGCGCTCCTCGTCGCCGGCCTGCTGGTCCGCCAGTCCCGGGGCTGGGGCCGCCTCGGCTTCGAGGGAATCGCCCTGCTGGGCACCTATCTGGTCGTCCTGCTGGTGCTGACGAGGTGA
- a CDS encoding phosphatidylethanolamine-binding protein, with translation MPGPRPGSNAYDIERARLRKLLENSGRATDKRANEVANRILQEDRGQRGVLRGERGRGPKGGRGRGEPR, from the coding sequence ATGCCAGGACCACGACCGGGAAGCAACGCGTACGACATCGAACGGGCGCGGCTGCGCAAGCTGCTGGAGAACTCCGGCCGCGCAACGGACAAGCGGGCCAATGAGGTCGCGAACCGGATCCTGCAGGAGGATCGCGGCCAACGCGGCGTGCTGCGCGGCGAACGGGGCCGCGGCCCCAAGGGCGGCCGCGGCCGAGGTGAACCCCGATGA
- a CDS encoding alpha/beta hydrolase produces the protein MTAPGTSSPGVTAAGSRLLVVAGPGLVADRELLARLTATESAALGVPGRFVVAGDLGELRDLLASAGADPAVAVVALVGADPTARSLLAAPGPHAGRTVWYDPDVTAPVAVAPGSRWLAGRGVWGLAWAIRHAVHRLRRPARRIRYGPGPEQWGELRLPPAAAAPPVAVLLHGGFWRSVWAADLMDALAIDLADRGYAAWNLEYRRPDRHGWAATVADVAAGLDALAGLDVEVLDLGRVAVFGHSAGGQLALRLAADTARPARTGGSGPGGGVRVAVAVSLAGVVDLTEGDRRGVGTGAVAAALGGGHADRPEVYAEADPMRRLPIGVPQLVVQGAGDDLDLIDFNRRYVARARAVGDEVVWLEQPGDHFAVIDPAADIWQATLGELDQLLGR, from the coding sequence GTGACCGCCCCGGGAACGTCGTCGCCCGGGGTCACCGCGGCGGGATCGCGGCTGCTGGTGGTCGCCGGACCGGGGCTGGTCGCGGATCGGGAGCTGCTGGCCCGGTTGACCGCCACCGAGTCCGCGGCTCTCGGCGTACCCGGTCGGTTTGTCGTGGCCGGTGATCTGGGTGAGTTGCGTGACCTGCTTGCGTCGGCCGGCGCCGACCCGGCGGTGGCCGTGGTGGCGCTGGTCGGGGCGGACCCGACGGCGCGGTCGCTGCTGGCGGCGCCGGGTCCGCACGCGGGGCGTACCGTCTGGTACGACCCGGACGTGACCGCACCGGTTGCGGTGGCGCCGGGCTCGCGGTGGCTGGCCGGGCGGGGCGTCTGGGGGTTGGCGTGGGCGATCCGGCACGCGGTGCACCGGCTGCGCCGGCCGGCCCGGCGGATCCGCTACGGCCCAGGCCCCGAGCAGTGGGGTGAGCTGCGGCTGCCGCCGGCCGCCGCAGCGCCGCCGGTGGCCGTGCTGCTGCACGGCGGCTTCTGGCGGTCGGTCTGGGCGGCGGACCTGATGGACGCGCTCGCGATCGACCTGGCCGACCGCGGTTACGCCGCCTGGAACCTGGAGTACCGCCGCCCCGACCGGCACGGCTGGGCGGCGACCGTGGCCGATGTGGCTGCCGGTCTCGACGCGCTGGCCGGTCTCGACGTCGAGGTGCTCGACCTTGGCCGGGTGGCGGTGTTCGGGCACTCGGCCGGCGGGCAGCTCGCGCTGCGACTGGCCGCCGACACCGCGCGGCCGGCCCGGACCGGCGGCAGCGGGCCGGGCGGCGGGGTCCGGGTCGCGGTCGCGGTCAGTCTGGCCGGCGTGGTGGACCTGACCGAGGGGGACCGGCGTGGCGTCGGCACCGGCGCCGTCGCCGCCGCCCTCGGCGGGGGGCACGCCGACCGGCCCGAGGTGTACGCCGAAGCCGACCCGATGCGCCGGCTGCCGATCGGCGTGCCGCAGCTCGTCGTTCAGGGCGCCGGCGACGACCTGGACCTGATCGACTTCAACCGGCGGTACGTGGCCCGTGCCCGCGCCGTCGGCGACGAGGTGGTCTGGCTGGAGCAGCCGGGCGACCACTTCGCGGTGATCGATCCGGCGGCCGACATCTGGCAGGCCACGCTCGGCGAGCTGGACCAACTGCTCGGCCGCTGA
- a CDS encoding small basic family protein, with protein MIAVLALIAGVVLGVVVDPTVPSALLPYLPIAVVAALDAVFGGVRAKLDGIFDDKQFVISFISNVLVAALIVYLGDQLGVGGQLSTGVVVVLGVRIFGNVAAIRRHLFRA; from the coding sequence ATGATCGCCGTGCTGGCCCTGATCGCGGGTGTGGTGCTCGGCGTGGTGGTGGATCCGACGGTGCCGTCGGCGTTGCTGCCCTATCTGCCGATCGCGGTGGTGGCGGCGTTGGACGCGGTGTTCGGCGGGGTCCGGGCGAAGTTGGACGGCATCTTCGACGACAAGCAGTTCGTCATCTCGTTCATCTCCAATGTGCTGGTGGCGGCGCTGATCGTGTATCTGGGTGACCAGTTGGGCGTTGGTGGCCAGCTCTCCACGGGCGTGGTGGTGGTGCTCGGGGTGCGGATTTTCGGCAATGTGGCGGCGATCCGTCGGCACCTGTTCCGGGCATAG
- a CDS encoding FHA domain-containing protein, whose amino-acid sequence MTRPDDEFPPLDVTSTLNLGSLDEVLEGPDADVVPSRMSGSLPPGMALLVVRRGPNAGARFLLDHDVTTSGRHPDSDIFLDDVTVSRRHAEFHRDSGTFTVRDVGSLNGTYVNRERVEAATLSNGDEVQIGKFRLVFIAGPRPDEEAVRG is encoded by the coding sequence ATGACGCGCCCAGACGACGAGTTCCCCCCACTCGACGTCACATCAACGCTGAATCTCGGCTCGCTCGACGAGGTTCTGGAGGGGCCGGACGCTGATGTCGTGCCCAGCCGGATGTCGGGTTCGCTGCCGCCGGGAATGGCGTTGCTCGTCGTGCGGCGGGGCCCTAATGCGGGTGCCCGGTTCCTGCTTGACCACGATGTGACCACCAGTGGGCGGCATCCGGACAGCGACATCTTCCTCGATGATGTGACGGTGTCCCGTCGGCATGCCGAGTTCCACCGGGACTCGGGGACGTTCACGGTGCGTGATGTCGGCAGTCTGAACGGCACCTATGTGAACCGGGAGCGGGTCGAGGCGGCCACCTTGAGCAACGGCGACGAGGTGCAGATCGGCAAGTTCCGGTTGGTGTTCATCGCGGGCCCGCGTCCGGACGAGGAGGCCGTCCGGGGGTGA